A genomic segment from Geitlerinema sp. PCC 7407 encodes:
- a CDS encoding V4R domain-containing protein yields MVIANQSTPQRKYPKKHNHYGFRDFFHFDLEHGTLTDWNNSQNVLTSEDFIIGLVEGLEEEVGDASAAIMYTIGCEWGQRDAFFFAKWFEQEFDRSIRQTNLMFLLETWWWPFTSQGWGRWEVDMGDRKQGFMFINLFDSAVARTLGDVGKPVCYIYAGLFAGFFTELIKKQLSCIEIQCYSMGETYCKFLLGGQDRIDAANFWLNEGATARDIEKRLRAGDRLG; encoded by the coding sequence ATGGTGATTGCAAATCAATCTACCCCCCAGCGGAAATACCCCAAAAAGCACAACCACTACGGATTTCGGGATTTCTTTCACTTTGACCTGGAGCACGGCACCCTCACAGACTGGAACAACAGCCAGAACGTGCTCACCAGTGAGGACTTCATCATTGGTCTAGTCGAGGGGCTCGAAGAAGAAGTCGGCGATGCCTCGGCGGCCATCATGTACACCATTGGCTGCGAGTGGGGCCAGCGGGACGCCTTTTTCTTCGCCAAGTGGTTTGAGCAAGAGTTCGATCGCAGCATTCGTCAAACCAACTTGATGTTTCTCCTAGAGACCTGGTGGTGGCCCTTTACCTCCCAGGGCTGGGGGCGCTGGGAAGTCGATATGGGCGATCGCAAACAGGGATTTATGTTCATCAACCTGTTTGACTCCGCCGTTGCCCGCACCCTCGGCGATGTTGGCAAACCCGTGTGCTACATCTATGCCGGTCTCTTCGCTGGATTCTTCACAGAGCTGATCAAAAAGCAGCTCAGCTGCATCGAGATCCAGTGCTACTCCATGGGAGAAACCTACTGCAAATTCTTGCTCGGCGGGCAAGATCGCATCGACGCAGCCAACTTCTGGCTCAATGAAGGCGCCACCGCCCGCGACATCGAAAAACGGTTACGCGCCGGAGACCGGCTGGGGTAG
- a CDS encoding DUF2294 domain-containing protein: protein MNNSLPTRGQLERNLSQKIQAFYRTELGHQPSKVTCRIFDDKVVLILEDSITPPEQLLADKGREAIAEQVRADLNAVLGPQLKSIIEEIMGEQVVDLLTDARIDTGRTGTIAILKQAPAVRSSRAETRSEA, encoded by the coding sequence ATGAACAATTCCCTCCCTACGCGTGGGCAACTCGAACGAAATCTTTCTCAAAAAATTCAGGCTTTTTACCGCACAGAATTGGGTCATCAACCGAGCAAAGTGACTTGTCGCATCTTTGACGACAAAGTTGTTCTGATTCTCGAAGACTCAATTACGCCGCCAGAGCAGCTGCTCGCTGACAAAGGACGGGAGGCGATCGCTGAGCAGGTCCGCGCAGATCTCAATGCAGTCTTGGGCCCCCAGCTCAAAAGCATCATCGAAGAAATCATGGGTGAGCAAGTTGTTGATTTGCTCACAGATGCCAGGATCGATACCGGCCGCACAGGCACGATCGCCATTTTGAAACAAGCCCCAGCCGTGCGCAGCTCACGGGCCGAGACTCGCAGTGAGGCTTAG
- a CDS encoding CoB--CoM heterodisulfide reductase iron-sulfur subunit B family protein produces the protein MAALKYAYFPGCVAQGACRELYQSTQAITQALGIELLELKKASCCGSGTFKEDSQFLEDTVNARNIALAEELRLPLLTHCSTCQGVLGHVDERLKELQVSDPGYVERVNGMLKQEGCSPYQGSTEVRHLLWALVGDYGLDKLRSRVMKPLKGLKCAAFYGCYLLRAQKHLPFDDPYAPESLENLFRALGAEPVYYRGRTQCCGWPLSSYATDQAFKMAGNHLQEAIAAGAHCIVTPCPLCHLNLDSRQPEVAAVLGKSLGLPILHLPQLIGLALGISPQVLGLSRHIVSTHPVLKTLGH, from the coding sequence ATGGCTGCACTGAAATACGCCTACTTTCCCGGCTGCGTCGCCCAAGGCGCCTGCCGAGAGCTCTACCAGTCGACCCAGGCCATCACCCAGGCCCTCGGCATCGAGCTCCTAGAGCTCAAAAAAGCCTCTTGCTGCGGCTCAGGCACCTTCAAAGAGGACTCGCAGTTTTTGGAAGACACCGTCAATGCCCGCAATATTGCGCTGGCCGAGGAGTTGCGCCTGCCGCTGCTGACCCACTGCAGCACCTGCCAGGGGGTGCTCGGCCACGTGGACGAGCGCCTCAAAGAGCTCCAGGTTTCTGATCCGGGCTACGTGGAGCGGGTCAACGGCATGCTGAAACAAGAAGGCTGCTCGCCCTACCAGGGCAGCACCGAAGTGCGGCATCTGCTGTGGGCGCTGGTGGGCGACTACGGACTCGACAAGCTGCGATCGCGCGTCATGAAGCCCCTCAAAGGCCTCAAATGCGCCGCCTTCTACGGCTGCTATCTCCTGCGGGCCCAAAAACATCTGCCCTTCGATGATCCCTACGCGCCGGAGTCTCTAGAAAATCTGTTTCGGGCCTTGGGGGCAGAGCCGGTCTACTACCGAGGGCGCACCCAGTGCTGCGGCTGGCCGCTGTCGAGCTACGCCACAGACCAGGCCTTCAAGATGGCGGGCAATCACCTCCAAGAAGCGATCGCAGCAGGAGCCCACTGCATCGTCACCCCCTGTCCACTGTGCCACCTCAACCTCGATTCTCGTCAGCCCGAGGTCGCCGCCGTCCTCGGCAAATCCCTTGGACTCCCCATTTTGCATCTGCCGCAGCTGATCGGCTTGGCCCTCGGCATTTCTCCCCAGGTCTTGGGTCTGTCGCGCCACATCGTCTCGACCCATCCCGTACTCAAAACTTTGGGACACTAG